CTCCCCCCACAACAACAAAAACAAAATCCTCTCTTTTATCCATTGGCCTCAAAGTAATTTCTGGCAGAATATCTAGTCCTTGCCAATGATCGATACTGCCCTGATAAACAATTATTTTCTTATTTTTGGGAAGACCATATTTTTTTCTTATAAATTTTTTATTTAATGGCTTAAAAAGATGGGGATCAACTCCGCAAGGTATAATTTTTATCTTTTCTTTATTTAGTGATATTTCATTTAAAATTTCTTTTTTTATTGAATTTGAATAAAATATGACTTTATCTGCTTTTTTTAATGGAAATAAAAAAAATTTTCTAAATATTCTTTTATGTCGTATTTTTTTACCTTCCTCCCAAGGAATGCCTCCCACTTCTACAACCCATGGTTTTTTAAAAATAAAACTAAACCAATATCCGAATTGTTTAGGAATTGAATAGGAATATCTTGAATACACTATGTCTATTTTTATTTTTTTAAAAATAATTGCCATTATTTGAATTATTGGATTAAAGAAACCTTTAATAAAGGGACAATAGATTTCACTTGGAAATTTAGTGTGTTTTTCCTTCTCAATTATTTTTGGATGTGACTTTGGGTTTATTCCATATAAATCAATATTTTTGGAAAGATTTTTTGCAAGATAATAAGAGTGAATAAAATTACCTTTTGTACTTTTCTTAAATTCTTTTTGTGAATAATCAAATAATGTTTTCATTTTATATATATAGTTATCCCTTGTAATTGTTTTTCTTTTTTAAAATTATCT
This sequence is a window from Patescibacteria group bacterium. Protein-coding genes within it:
- a CDS encoding glycosyltransferase family 4 protein → MKTLFDYSQKEFKKSTKGNFIHSYYLAKNLSKNIDLYGINPKSHPKIIEKEKHTKFPSEIYCPFIKGFFNPIIQIMAIIFKKIKIDIVYSRYSYSIPKQFGYWFSFIFKKPWVVEVGGIPWEEGKKIRHKRIFRKFFLFPLKKADKVIFYSNSIKKEILNEISLNKEKIKIIPCGVDPHLFKPLNKKFIRKKYGLPKNKKIIVYQGSIDHWQGLDILPEITLRPMDKREDFVFVVVGGGKYLPILKSKIKDLGVEKYFIFTGKVLQNNVVDYINASDFCIAPFVKNRKASPIKIFEYLACGKRAITSSIPDVLDLDLNEGLTYFESENVESLLKAIKKELNNKIYNKEPIIKKINDKYTWEKNAEKVYKIIQNEYKTKK